One Etheostoma spectabile isolate EspeVRDwgs_2016 chromosome 12, UIUC_Espe_1.0, whole genome shotgun sequence genomic window carries:
- the glmna gene encoding LOW QUALITY PROTEIN: glomulin, FKBP associated protein a (The sequence of the model RefSeq protein was modified relative to this genomic sequence to represent the inferred CDS: inserted 2 bases in 2 codons), whose product MALEQLSDVVQRCQALPEDSYTTEDHDVFTISVWTCIEEGNIAQVLSIVLDEKNQDIVRCMGWNLLPPLIQVLLKKEDKKRSQCLAIFNHVLQTCRPKELLIGLLEQLEQDDPDTIATSLHLLLNPLQKVLLCLGSRKASSLGMTLSSVLDQVAKLPLPHTKEQEEDDVFSLCRCCTDLMDFVKPFVLEAKQNVLNTEAQNESEQGRENEDELQTELLKFCMKTLRHPLLEVQLKDPDTLAVSPLRNFATEILKTLSAIGESVPNLVYQPLLKRKQVPGFLEEEVRYPKESLASLAHLVFVHHLAADTFPSVFSPVFCLRSNMEHICLLLSRTEEFRIQKGLGMKSCRKSLVRVEDCSSAESAGDQTFXTVPQNMVKVXTICPMHDLRTRGLKVLQLSIDKFDTEAKYNLFQYMLKTSNHSGVEGYVIKNIKNQIDVALQPGNSNAWFVGAHLLPLLRKVLSLPDGPETDLLHYLDRIMESLNLLRYLVIRDKVTDNQTGIWTELYKIEDMFLKPLRVGVNMSRAHYERELHDTMATNRAKAKEESVLSVSVGDEKLPNMTSESQIQALHSALHTFDMIESVLVRIEELTEVKENL is encoded by the exons ATGGCTCTGGAGCAACTCAGTGATGTGGTCCAGAGATGT cAAGCCCTCCCTGAAGACAGCTACACCACCGAGGACCATGACGTATTCACCATTTCTGTGTGGACCTGCATTGAGGAGGGAAACATCGCACAGGTCCTCAGTATTGTCCTGGATGAAAAGAATCAG GACATAGTGAGATGTATGGGTTGGAATCTGCTGCCTCCCCTAATCCAGGTTCTGCTgaagaaagaagacaagaagcGTTCTCAATGCCTAGCCATTTTCAACCACGTGCTACAG ACCTGCAGACCCAAAGAGCTGCTGATTGGCTTGTTGGAGCAGCTGGAGCAGGATGACCCTGACACCATAGCAACCAGCCTCCATCTGCTGTTGAACCCTCTACAGAAAG TGCTGCTGTGCCTGGGCAGCCGTAAGGCGTCGTCCCTGGGCATGACCCTGTCCTCTGTGCTGGACCAGGTGGCCAAACTGCCTCTACCTCACACCAAGGAGCAGGAAGAGGACGACGTCTTCTCGCTTTGTCGCTGCTGCACCGATCTGATGGACTTTGTCAAGCCTTTTGTCCTCGAGGCCAAGCAAAACGTTCTGAACACTGAGGCCCAAAATGAGAGTGAGCAGGGCAGGGAAAACGAGGACGAGCTGCAGACAGAACTGCTAAAGTT CTGTATGAAGACTCTGCGTCATCCTCTGCTGGAGGTACAGCTCAAGGATCCGGACACTCTGGCTGTGTCCCCCCTCAGGAATTTTGCCACCGAGATTTTG aaaACCCTCAGTGCTATCGGAGAGTCTGTCCCCAATCTTGTGTACCAGCCTctgttgaaaagaaaacaggttcCGGGTTTTCTGGAGGAGGAGGTGCGTTATCCTAAAGAGTCTTTGGCCAGCCTGGCTCACCTGGTGTTTGTCCATCACCTGGCCGCAGATACGTTCCCCAGTGTTTTTAG tCCTGTGTTCTGTCTTCGGAGTAACATGGAGCACATTTGCCTCCTCCTGTCCAG AACTGAGGAGTTCCGGATACAGAAAGGACTG GGGATgaa GAGCTGTAGGAAGAGTCTGGTGCGTGTGGAGGATTGCAGTTCTGCTGAATCTGCTGGAGATCAAACCT TCACAGTCCCTCAG AACATGGTGAAGG AGACGATATGTCCGATGCATGATTTG AGAACCAGAGGTCTGAAGGTGTTGCAGCTGAGCATTGATAAGTTTGACACCGAAGCCAAATACAATCTTTTCCA GTACATGCTGAAAACCAGTAATCACTCAGGAGTCGAAGGCTACGtcatcaaaaacatcaagaacCAGATAGACGTAGCCCTGCAG CCTGGTAACAGTAACGCCTGGTTCGTGGGAGCTCACCTGCTGCCTTTGCTGCGTAAAGTTCTCAGTCTGCCAGACGGCCCAGAGACCGACCTCCTGCATTACCTGgacag aatCATGGAGTCTCTGAACCTGCTGCGTTACCTCGTCATCAGAGACAAAGTGACAGACAACCAG ACAGGGATCTGGACAGAGCTGTATAAAATAGAGGATATGTTCCTGAAGCCGCTACGTGTTGGAGTGAACATGTCCAGAGCTCACTATGAGAGGGAGCTCCACGACACCATGGCAACCAACAGGGCTAAGGCCAAAG AGGAGTCTGTGCTTTCTGTGTCCGTTGGCGACGAGAAGCTGCCGAACATGACGTCAGAGTCCCAGATTCAG GCTCTGCACTCAGCCCTGCACACCTTCGACATGATCGAGAGCGTGTTGGTGCGAATAGAGGAACTCACCGAGGTGAAGGAAAATCTTTAG
- the cdc7 gene encoding cell division cycle 7-related protein kinase isoform X1 yields the protein MMELSPVCTEGISLDGCIKSDRGHRRSKVSRDVEIDIDILYQAVPQLAKVFRIIDKIGEGTFSSVYLGEAQMRDGRKEMFALKHLIPTSHPTRIAAELQCLTVAGGRENVMGVTYCFRKEDHVVIVMPYMEHQAIVDIIGSLSFEEVRLYIYHLLKALRHIHQFGIIHRDIKPNNFLYNRNSKMYALVDFGLAQGTADTQIELLKVVRQRPSQKGGGSTGKQDTTQWSKAPPRLPPTTTTASTSLPHPPRQSTTLPSSSSFSSTTTSSSASRKALVKKARSVTTSTSRTKHTKDLAGLRKVPRPVFGERNLNSCAPAPSTTKHPAIKAELLKLGKAEDPATRRCSSTSRGPLPVRTQSSSQKPQRTVLQGLTCSCYLTDRVCNICMSRKQQVAPRAGTPGFRAPEVLTKCPNQGTAIDVWSAGVILLSLLSGRYPLFKASDDLIALTQIMTIRGSRETIQAAKAFGKAVVCSRELPRQDLRTLCETLRGRRAAPNEVTPLPEANKDSTATCRHKIQDDTPTHRPTEGTLKQPKDEAGEKPWSLSSALPNPQQRSGNTETTRIAKQNSGTDCKVKEDERGWDRVPDEAYNLLDRLLDLNPATRITAAQALQHPLFKDL from the exons ATGGAGTTGTCGCCTGTCTGCACTGAAGGCATCAGCTTAGACGGATGTATTAAATCTGACAGAGGTCACAGGAGAAGCAAAGTCTCAA GGGATGTGGAAATAGACATCGATATCCTCTACCAAGCTGTCCCTCAGCTGGCCAAAGTTTTTCGCATCATAGACAAAATCGGAGAAG GTACGTTCAGCTCCGTGTACCTGGGTGAGGCTCAGATGCGGGATGGGAGGAAAGAGATGTTTGCCCTGAAGCACCTCATCCCAACCAGCCATCCTACACGCATTGCTGCTGAGCTTCAGTGTCTCACTGTTGCTGG AGGCAGAGAGAATGTAATGGGGGTGACGTACTGCTTCAGGAAGGAGGACCATGTGGTGATTGTCATGCCCTATATGGAGCATCAAGCTATTGTG GACATCATTGGCTCGTTGAGCTTTGAAGAGGTCCGTCTGTACATCTATCACCTGTTGAAGGCACTGAGACACATCCATCAGTTTGGTATCATTCACCGAGACATCAAACCAAACAATTTCCTCTACAACAGGAACAGCAAAAT GTATGCGCTGGTGGACTTTGGCCTGGCTCAGGGTACAGCGGACACCCAGATTGAGCTGCTGAAGGTTGTGAGGCAGAGGCCATCACAAAAAGGTGGAGGGTCCACAGGGAAACAAGACACCACACAGTGGAGCAAAGCACCTCCTAGGCTCcctcccaccaccaccacagcctCCACCTCACTACCTCATCCCCCACGGCAGTCCACAACGTTgccatcttcctcctctttttcctccaCCACCACATCCTCCTCAGCCTCTCGGAAAGCACTAGTTAAAAAAGCACGTTCTGTCACCACCTCCACCTCTCGCACAAAGCACACTAAG GATTTGGCAGGACTACGCAAAGTGCCGCGGCCTGTGTTTGGAGAGAGGAACCTGAACAGCTGCGCTCCAGCTCCATCcaccaccaaacaccctgccattAAAGCAGAG CTGTTAAAGCTTGGCAAAGCCGAGGACCCAGCCACCCGAAGGTGCTCTTCAACCAGCCGGGGCCCGCTGCCTGTCAGGACCCAGAGCAGCAGTCAGAAGCCTCAGAGGACCGTACTGCAGGGCCTCACCTGTAGCTGCTACCTGACTGACCGTGTCTGCAACATCTGCATGTCTAG GAAGCAGCAGGTGGCCCCCAGGGCTGGAACACCGGGCTTCAGAGCACCAGAAGTCCTCACAAAGTGTCCCAACCAAGGAACAG CCATAGACGTGTGGTCAGCTGGTGTGATCCTGCTCTCACTGCTCAGTGGCCGTTACCCGCTCTTCAAAGCCAGCGATGACCTGATTGCCCTCACTCAGATCATGACCATACGAGGCTCCAGGGAGACCATCCAGGCGGCCAAGGCATTTG GTAAGGCAGTGGTGTGCAGTCGGGAGCTACCTCGGCAGGACCTCAGGACACTGTGTGAGACGCTGAGAGGACGGAGGGCTGCACCAAATGAAGTCACACCGCTACCTGAAGCCAACAAAGACTCCACCGCCACCTGTCGTCACAAGATCCAAGATGATACGCCCACACATCGTCCCACTGAAGGAACTTTGAAGCAACCCAAAGATGAAGCGGGTGAAAAACCTTGGTCTCTCTCTTCTGCTCTCCCAAACCCCCAGCAACGTTCAGGGAACACAGAAACCACTCGCATCGCTAAACAGAACTCAGGGACAGACTGCAAGGTGAAGGAAGATGAGCGGGGCTGGGACAGAGTCCCTGATGAGGCCTACAACCTGCTGGATCGGTTGCTGGACCTGAACCCTGCCACCAGGATCACAGCCGCTCAGGCCCTGCAGCACCCACTGTTCAAAGACTTGTGA
- the cdc7 gene encoding cell division cycle 7-related protein kinase isoform X2 — MELSPVCTEGISLDGCIKSDRGHRRSKVSRDVEIDIDILYQAVPQLAKVFRIIDKIGEGTFSSVYLGEAQMRDGRKEMFALKHLIPTSHPTRIAAELQCLTVAGGRENVMGVTYCFRKEDHVVIVMPYMEHQAIVDIIGSLSFEEVRLYIYHLLKALRHIHQFGIIHRDIKPNNFLYNRNSKMYALVDFGLAQGTADTQIELLKVVRQRPSQKGGGSTGKQDTTQWSKAPPRLPPTTTTASTSLPHPPRQSTTLPSSSSFSSTTTSSSASRKALVKKARSVTTSTSRTKHTKDLAGLRKVPRPVFGERNLNSCAPAPSTTKHPAIKAELLKLGKAEDPATRRCSSTSRGPLPVRTQSSSQKPQRTVLQGLTCSCYLTDRVCNICMSRKQQVAPRAGTPGFRAPEVLTKCPNQGTAIDVWSAGVILLSLLSGRYPLFKASDDLIALTQIMTIRGSRETIQAAKAFGKAVVCSRELPRQDLRTLCETLRGRRAAPNEVTPLPEANKDSTATCRHKIQDDTPTHRPTEGTLKQPKDEAGEKPWSLSSALPNPQQRSGNTETTRIAKQNSGTDCKVKEDERGWDRVPDEAYNLLDRLLDLNPATRITAAQALQHPLFKDL; from the exons ATGGAGTTGTCGCCTGTCTGCACTGAAGGCATCAGCTTAGACGGATGTATTAAATCTGACAGAGGTCACAGGAGAAGCAAAGTCTCAA GGGATGTGGAAATAGACATCGATATCCTCTACCAAGCTGTCCCTCAGCTGGCCAAAGTTTTTCGCATCATAGACAAAATCGGAGAAG GTACGTTCAGCTCCGTGTACCTGGGTGAGGCTCAGATGCGGGATGGGAGGAAAGAGATGTTTGCCCTGAAGCACCTCATCCCAACCAGCCATCCTACACGCATTGCTGCTGAGCTTCAGTGTCTCACTGTTGCTGG AGGCAGAGAGAATGTAATGGGGGTGACGTACTGCTTCAGGAAGGAGGACCATGTGGTGATTGTCATGCCCTATATGGAGCATCAAGCTATTGTG GACATCATTGGCTCGTTGAGCTTTGAAGAGGTCCGTCTGTACATCTATCACCTGTTGAAGGCACTGAGACACATCCATCAGTTTGGTATCATTCACCGAGACATCAAACCAAACAATTTCCTCTACAACAGGAACAGCAAAAT GTATGCGCTGGTGGACTTTGGCCTGGCTCAGGGTACAGCGGACACCCAGATTGAGCTGCTGAAGGTTGTGAGGCAGAGGCCATCACAAAAAGGTGGAGGGTCCACAGGGAAACAAGACACCACACAGTGGAGCAAAGCACCTCCTAGGCTCcctcccaccaccaccacagcctCCACCTCACTACCTCATCCCCCACGGCAGTCCACAACGTTgccatcttcctcctctttttcctccaCCACCACATCCTCCTCAGCCTCTCGGAAAGCACTAGTTAAAAAAGCACGTTCTGTCACCACCTCCACCTCTCGCACAAAGCACACTAAG GATTTGGCAGGACTACGCAAAGTGCCGCGGCCTGTGTTTGGAGAGAGGAACCTGAACAGCTGCGCTCCAGCTCCATCcaccaccaaacaccctgccattAAAGCAGAG CTGTTAAAGCTTGGCAAAGCCGAGGACCCAGCCACCCGAAGGTGCTCTTCAACCAGCCGGGGCCCGCTGCCTGTCAGGACCCAGAGCAGCAGTCAGAAGCCTCAGAGGACCGTACTGCAGGGCCTCACCTGTAGCTGCTACCTGACTGACCGTGTCTGCAACATCTGCATGTCTAG GAAGCAGCAGGTGGCCCCCAGGGCTGGAACACCGGGCTTCAGAGCACCAGAAGTCCTCACAAAGTGTCCCAACCAAGGAACAG CCATAGACGTGTGGTCAGCTGGTGTGATCCTGCTCTCACTGCTCAGTGGCCGTTACCCGCTCTTCAAAGCCAGCGATGACCTGATTGCCCTCACTCAGATCATGACCATACGAGGCTCCAGGGAGACCATCCAGGCGGCCAAGGCATTTG GTAAGGCAGTGGTGTGCAGTCGGGAGCTACCTCGGCAGGACCTCAGGACACTGTGTGAGACGCTGAGAGGACGGAGGGCTGCACCAAATGAAGTCACACCGCTACCTGAAGCCAACAAAGACTCCACCGCCACCTGTCGTCACAAGATCCAAGATGATACGCCCACACATCGTCCCACTGAAGGAACTTTGAAGCAACCCAAAGATGAAGCGGGTGAAAAACCTTGGTCTCTCTCTTCTGCTCTCCCAAACCCCCAGCAACGTTCAGGGAACACAGAAACCACTCGCATCGCTAAACAGAACTCAGGGACAGACTGCAAGGTGAAGGAAGATGAGCGGGGCTGGGACAGAGTCCCTGATGAGGCCTACAACCTGCTGGATCGGTTGCTGGACCTGAACCCTGCCACCAGGATCACAGCCGCTCAGGCCCTGCAGCACCCACTGTTCAAAGACTTGTGA